One region of Candidatus Methylomirabilota bacterium genomic DNA includes:
- a CDS encoding tripartite tricarboxylate transporter permease: MDTLLALGHGFAVAVQPLNLLFAFIGAVLGTAVGVLPGIGPALTVALLLPVTYNLAPTASFIMFCGVYYGAMYGGSTTSILIRTPGESASIITSLEGYQMARRGRGSAALATAAVGSFVAGTLATLGLTFLAPPMVSVALAFGPAEYFALMLLAFTTVSAVLGESRLRGAISLFFGLGLGLIGIDTQTGQARFTLAQPALLDGIGVVIVVVGLFAVGETLYAAVHEREGEIVPLAGSIWMTSEEWRRSWKPWLRGTLFGFPIGALPAGGAEIPTFLSYLAEKRLTKHPEEFGRGAIEGVAGPEAANNAAAAGVLVPLLTLGLPTSATAAILLAAFQGYGLQPGPLLFEQRPDLVWGLIASLYIGNTMLLILNLPLAPIWVRLLMIPRPYLYAGILIFAFLGAYAANNSVADLVILIIVGLIGYVMRLYDFPVAPVLVGMILGPLSEQQLRRALALSQGDPSVFLTRPIAATLVGITLAVLILPPLLRRVWGRPD; the protein is encoded by the coding sequence ATGGACACCCTGCTCGCGCTGGGGCACGGCTTCGCGGTCGCCGTCCAGCCACTCAACCTGCTCTTCGCCTTCATCGGCGCCGTGCTGGGCACGGCCGTCGGCGTCCTGCCGGGGATCGGCCCGGCGCTGACCGTGGCGCTCCTCCTGCCGGTCACCTACAACCTGGCGCCGACCGCCAGCTTCATCATGTTCTGCGGGGTGTACTACGGGGCGATGTACGGTGGGTCCACCACCTCGATCCTCATCCGGACGCCGGGGGAGTCGGCCTCGATCATCACCTCGCTCGAGGGCTATCAGATGGCGCGCCGGGGCCGCGGGTCGGCCGCCCTGGCCACCGCCGCGGTCGGCTCCTTCGTGGCCGGCACGCTGGCCACGCTCGGGCTCACCTTCCTGGCGCCACCGATGGTCTCGGTCGCCCTCGCCTTCGGCCCCGCTGAGTATTTCGCCCTCATGCTGCTCGCCTTCACCACCGTCTCGGCCGTGCTCGGCGAGTCGCGGCTCCGGGGCGCGATCAGCCTCTTCTTCGGCCTCGGCCTCGGCCTGATCGGCATCGACACCCAGACCGGGCAGGCTCGGTTCACCCTCGCCCAGCCGGCGCTCCTCGACGGGATCGGCGTGGTGATCGTCGTGGTGGGGCTCTTCGCCGTGGGGGAGACGCTGTACGCGGCGGTCCACGAGCGGGAGGGCGAGATCGTCCCCCTGGCCGGCTCCATCTGGATGACGAGCGAGGAGTGGCGGCGGTCCTGGAAGCCGTGGCTGCGCGGCACGCTCTTCGGCTTCCCGATCGGAGCGCTGCCGGCCGGCGGCGCCGAGATCCCGACCTTCCTGTCCTACCTCGCGGAAAAGCGCCTCACGAAGCATCCCGAGGAGTTCGGCCGGGGGGCCATCGAAGGCGTGGCGGGGCCGGAGGCCGCGAACAACGCCGCCGCGGCCGGCGTCCTGGTGCCGCTCCTGACCCTCGGCCTGCCCACTTCGGCCACGGCGGCCATCCTGCTGGCCGCCTTCCAGGGATACGGGCTCCAGCCCGGGCCGCTCCTCTTCGAGCAGCGGCCCGACCTCGTCTGGGGGCTCATCGCGAGCCTCTACATCGGCAACACCATGCTGCTGATCCTGAACCTTCCGCTGGCGCCCATCTGGGTGCGCCTCCTCATGATCCCGCGGCCCTACCTCTACGCGGGCATCCTCATCTTCGCCTTTCTCGGCGCCTACGCGGCGAACAACTCGGTCGCGGACCTGGTGATCCTGATCATCGTCGGGCTCATCGGGTACGTCATGCGCCTCTACGACTTCCCGGTCGCGCCGGTGCTGGTGGGAATGATCCTCGGTCCACTCTCGGAGCAGCAGCTCCGGCGGGCCCTCGCCTTGAGCCAGGGCGATCCCTCGGTCTTCCTGACCCGCCCCATCGCGGCGACCCTGGTCGGCATCACCCTGGCCGTGCTGATCCTGCCTCCGCTGCTCCGGCGCGTCTGGGGCCGTCCCGATTGA
- a CDS encoding ABC transporter permease translates to MSRTRNLLLTAVFFATSVLAWEATVRLLEIPPFVLPPPSKVVVALWRGISSGLYLRHLYYTLLETLLGFLLGSLLGFSLGTAVAMNRYVEYFLYPYIVMFQSLPKVALAPLIVIWFGLGLTSKVVNAALVAFFPLLVNTMVGLRSADEDRVSLMRSLAASERQIFWMLRLPNALPFVMAGLDVAMIFALIGAIVGEFVGATSGLGMLIQSMNFTMDVSGQFSVLLVLSLVGLALNRGILLIRRRVLFWDPSEKERAARRPSEEPETAPTLAGDARVKKEVSAW, encoded by the coding sequence ATGAGCCGCACCCGGAACCTCCTGCTGACGGCGGTGTTCTTCGCCACCTCGGTTCTCGCCTGGGAAGCGACCGTGCGGCTGCTGGAGATCCCGCCCTTCGTCCTGCCGCCGCCATCCAAGGTGGTGGTCGCGCTGTGGCGGGGCATCTCGAGTGGTCTCTACCTCCGGCATCTCTACTACACGCTCCTGGAGACGCTCCTCGGCTTCCTGCTCGGCTCCCTGCTCGGCTTTTCTCTGGGCACGGCCGTCGCCATGAACCGCTACGTGGAATACTTCCTCTATCCGTACATCGTGATGTTCCAGTCGCTGCCCAAGGTCGCCCTGGCGCCCCTCATCGTGATCTGGTTCGGGCTCGGCCTCACCTCCAAGGTGGTGAACGCGGCGCTGGTCGCCTTCTTCCCGCTGCTGGTGAACACGATGGTGGGCCTGCGGTCGGCCGATGAAGATCGGGTGAGCCTCATGCGCTCGCTGGCGGCCAGCGAGCGTCAGATCTTCTGGATGCTTCGCCTGCCCAATGCCCTCCCGTTCGTCATGGCCGGCCTCGACGTGGCGATGATCTTCGCCCTCATCGGCGCCATCGTCGGCGAGTTCGTCGGCGCCACGTCCGGGCTCGGCATGCTGATCCAGAGCATGAACTTCACCATGGACGTCTCGGGCCAGTTCTCCGTCCTGCTCGTCCTGTCGCTGGTGGGCCTCGCCCTCAACCGCGGCATCCTCCTCATCCGGCGCCGGGTCCTGTTCTGGGATCCCTCGGAGAAGGAGCGGGCCGCGCGCCGGCCGAGCGAGGAGCCGGAGACCGCGCCAACCCTGGCCGGCGACGCTCGTGTCAAGAAGGAGGTCAGCGCATGGTAG
- a CDS encoding extracellular solute-binding protein: MDTTTRTGGLRGPGPGLTRRRFLGSTGAAVGAASMGWLAERTPPAVAQRRTLTGLSLSLFVPSGDERFSELMQEFGKQAGCDVRYDTIKVTDVPVKLAAEATVQAGHDLIDLWEAFGYLHRNNLANIDDVLDDVGRRYEVYPGPRATFHIDGHWKVAPWYWLSVVGTYNVKHWKAANLALPKTFEELHRAGTELKKRGAPVGIAISNCTDAILTWRHIMWCYGAKEVEADSKTIAINSPKTAEFLEFAKRLYTDTMTSEVLSWDDAGNNRLILSGKGSWVHNPVSIYLSAKDNKLPIADEVDHHEGLSGPAGRYAATFNHGLGIWKFSKNVDLAKDFLRFFYQEDKYASWIAAAKGFCMSPFKKFEGHEVWKKDPKLTLLPKEGPYTRPQGWPGQPTQYIAAMDSKYLLPNMIARVVGGTSIKDAMGWMEGEMQRIFKETL, translated from the coding sequence ATGGACACCACGACACGAACGGGGGGGCTCCGGGGTCCCGGCCCGGGCCTGACGCGACGCCGCTTCCTCGGGTCGACGGGCGCGGCCGTGGGCGCCGCGTCGATGGGCTGGCTGGCCGAGCGCACGCCCCCGGCCGTTGCCCAGCGGCGCACCCTCACGGGCCTGTCGCTGAGCCTCTTCGTCCCCTCGGGCGACGAGCGGTTCAGCGAGCTCATGCAGGAGTTCGGCAAGCAGGCCGGCTGCGACGTCCGCTACGACACCATCAAGGTCACCGACGTCCCGGTCAAGCTGGCGGCCGAGGCCACCGTGCAGGCCGGCCACGATCTCATCGATCTGTGGGAGGCCTTCGGCTACCTGCACCGGAACAACCTGGCCAACATCGACGACGTCCTGGACGACGTGGGCCGGCGGTACGAGGTGTATCCGGGGCCGCGGGCCACGTTCCACATCGACGGCCACTGGAAGGTGGCGCCGTGGTACTGGCTCTCGGTCGTGGGGACGTACAACGTCAAGCACTGGAAGGCCGCGAATCTCGCCCTCCCCAAGACCTTCGAGGAGCTTCACCGGGCGGGCACCGAGCTGAAGAAGCGCGGGGCGCCGGTGGGGATCGCCATCAGCAACTGCACCGACGCCATCCTCACCTGGCGCCACATCATGTGGTGCTACGGGGCCAAGGAAGTCGAGGCGGACAGCAAGACCATCGCCATCAACTCGCCGAAGACGGCGGAGTTCCTCGAGTTCGCCAAGCGGCTGTACACCGACACGATGACCTCGGAGGTCCTGTCCTGGGACGACGCCGGCAACAACCGCCTGATTCTCTCGGGTAAGGGCTCGTGGGTCCACAACCCGGTCAGCATTTACCTCTCCGCCAAGGACAACAAGCTTCCCATCGCGGACGAGGTCGATCACCACGAAGGGCTCAGCGGACCGGCCGGACGCTACGCGGCGACGTTCAACCACGGCCTCGGGATCTGGAAATTCTCGAAGAACGTCGACCTGGCGAAGGATTTCCTCCGCTTCTTCTACCAGGAGGACAAGTACGCCTCGTGGATCGCGGCGGCCAAGGGCTTCTGCATGAGTCCCTTCAAGAAGTTCGAGGGCCACGAGGTCTGGAAGAAGGACCCGAAGCTCACGCTCTTGCCGAAGGAAGGGCCCTACACGCGACCGCAGGGCTGGCCGGGCCAGCCGACCCAGTACATCGCCGCCATGGACTCGAAGTACCTCCTGCCCAACATGATCGCCCGGGTCGTCGGGGGCACCTCGATCAAGGACGCGATGGGCTGGATGGAAGGGGAGATGCAGAGGATCTTCAAGGAAACCCTCTGA
- a CDS encoding pyridoxal phosphate-dependent aminotransferase: protein MMQAAERMGRLGTESAFEVLARARALERQGKAVVHLEIGEPDFDTPAHIKEAAKRALDAGATHYGPSAGLPELREAIAKHIGETRGIPVSADEVVVTPGAKPIMFFAILALVNRGDEVVYPNPGFPIYESVINFVGGVPVPIPLVEETGFGLDLGELERRVSRKTRLLIINSPQNPTGGVLAPEEIGRIAEIARHYRVPVFSDEIYRRFLYEGQFASIASLPGMKEQTIILDGFSKSYAMTGWRLGYGVMPVPLAEHITRLMTNSASCTATFIQQAGLAALQGDDTPVQTMVEEFRHRRDLIVDGLNRLPGVSCARPRGAFYVFPNVKQLGRSSKEIATYLLDEGGVAVLWGTAFGEFGEGYLRLSYAASREAIQRALDQVGKALARLG, encoded by the coding sequence ATGATGCAGGCAGCGGAGCGGATGGGACGGCTGGGGACGGAGTCCGCCTTCGAGGTGCTGGCCCGGGCCCGGGCCCTGGAGCGGCAGGGGAAGGCGGTGGTGCACCTCGAGATCGGCGAGCCGGACTTCGACACCCCGGCCCACATCAAGGAAGCGGCCAAGCGCGCGCTCGACGCCGGCGCGACCCACTACGGCCCGTCGGCGGGGCTGCCCGAGCTCCGCGAGGCCATCGCCAAGCACATCGGCGAGACGCGCGGCATCCCGGTGTCGGCCGACGAGGTCGTCGTGACCCCGGGGGCGAAGCCGATCATGTTCTTCGCGATCCTGGCGCTGGTGAACCGCGGCGACGAGGTCGTCTACCCGAACCCCGGCTTCCCGATCTACGAGTCCGTCATCAACTTCGTCGGCGGCGTGCCGGTGCCCATCCCGCTCGTGGAGGAGACCGGGTTCGGCTTGGACCTCGGGGAGCTCGAGCGGCGGGTCTCGCGGAAGACCCGGCTCCTCATCATCAACTCGCCGCAGAACCCGACCGGCGGTGTGCTGGCGCCCGAGGAGATCGGCCGGATCGCCGAGATCGCCCGGCACTATCGCGTCCCCGTCTTCTCGGACGAGATCTACCGTCGATTCCTCTACGAAGGCCAGTTCGCCTCCATCGCCAGCCTGCCCGGGATGAAGGAGCAGACGATCATCCTGGACGGCTTCTCGAAGTCGTACGCGATGACGGGCTGGCGGCTCGGGTACGGCGTCATGCCGGTGCCGCTGGCCGAGCACATCACGCGGCTGATGACGAACTCCGCCTCCTGCACGGCGACCTTCATCCAGCAGGCCGGCCTGGCGGCCCTCCAGGGGGACGACACGCCGGTCCAGACCATGGTTGAGGAGTTCCGCCACCGCCGCGATCTCATCGTGGACGGGCTCAACCGGCTCCCGGGTGTCTCCTGCGCCCGGCCGCGGGGCGCCTTCTATGTGTTCCCGAACGTGAAGCAGCTCGGCCGCTCGTCCAAGGAGATCGCCACCTACCTCCTCGACGAGGGCGGAGTCGCCGTCCTCTGGGGCACGGCCTTCGGCGAGTTCGGCGAGGGCTACCTCCGGCTGTCGTACGCGGCGTCGCGGGAGGCGATCCAGCGGGCGCTCGATCAGGTGGGCAAGGCGCTCGCCCGGCTGGGATGA
- a CDS encoding tripartite tricarboxylate transporter substrate-binding protein: protein MLKVLVSPCLAVALTVTGAAAALAVEPLPALKLLIPANPGGGWDQTGRALEQVLRAEKLVTGAIRLTNRGGAGGTIGLAEFARAKGEGGSLMVMGLVMVGAILTNKSPVTLEAVTPIARLTSEYLVIAVPVSSKIQNLKDFTEALKKDPGATSIVGGSRGGVDHILAALVADTVGVPGAKVNYVAYAGGGEAVAALLGAQATAGISGYGEFQPHIESGKLRAIGLSAPSRITGINAPTLKEQGVNVELGNWRGVVAPGGIGAADRKALLDVIDAMAKSPSWKAELKKHNWEDAYLAGDAFAKFVKASEEQTAKVLKDVGLVK, encoded by the coding sequence ATGCTCAAGGTCCTCGTCAGTCCATGCCTGGCGGTTGCCCTGACCGTCACCGGCGCGGCCGCCGCCTTGGCCGTCGAGCCGCTCCCGGCCCTCAAGCTCCTGATCCCCGCCAATCCCGGCGGCGGCTGGGACCAGACCGGCCGCGCCCTGGAGCAGGTGCTGCGCGCCGAGAAGCTCGTGACCGGAGCCATCCGGCTCACGAACCGCGGCGGAGCCGGCGGCACCATCGGGCTCGCCGAGTTCGCCAGGGCCAAGGGCGAGGGCGGGTCCCTCATGGTCATGGGCCTCGTCATGGTCGGCGCCATCCTCACCAACAAGTCTCCGGTGACCCTGGAGGCGGTCACTCCGATCGCCCGCCTCACCTCCGAGTACCTCGTCATCGCCGTGCCGGTCTCGTCCAAGATCCAGAACCTGAAGGACTTCACCGAGGCTCTCAAGAAGGACCCGGGCGCCACCTCCATCGTCGGCGGCTCGCGCGGCGGCGTCGATCACATCCTGGCCGCTCTGGTCGCCGACACCGTCGGCGTCCCCGGCGCCAAGGTCAACTACGTCGCCTACGCGGGCGGAGGCGAGGCCGTAGCCGCCCTCCTCGGCGCCCAGGCGACGGCCGGCATCAGCGGCTACGGCGAGTTCCAGCCGCACATCGAGTCGGGCAAGTTGAGGGCCATCGGGCTCAGCGCGCCCTCACGCATCACGGGGATCAACGCCCCGACGCTCAAGGAGCAGGGGGTCAACGTCGAGCTCGGGAACTGGCGGGGCGTCGTCGCACCGGGCGGGATCGGCGCGGCCGACCGCAAGGCCCTGCTCGATGTCATCGACGCGATGGCGAAGTCTCCCTCCTGGAAGGCCGAGCTGAAAAAGCACAACTGGGAGGACGCGTACCTGGCCGGGGACGCCTTCGCCAAGTTCGTCAAGGCCTCGGAGGAGCAGACCGCCAAGGTGCTGAAGGACGTCGGGCTCGTCAAGTAG
- a CDS encoding RraA family protein: MATSRRRAKPGPRNPTVSTADLCARYGRIYTAAITDVLDKRGYYNQTLPHDIVPLAADTRLAGVAFPASGKQSRNTETDGPIRAFLKLLGAVPREAVLVIQANDDVAAHFGELSAVAMKTRGVRGVVVDGATRDAAYILREKFPLFCRYRTPQDSLPRWRAVEWGRPVTIGDVRVTPGDMVVGDFDGVAVVPRKLVLEVLLECEALLDAENQVRDAVRKGMAPLQAYEKFGVF, from the coding sequence ATGGCCACGTCCCGCCGTCGCGCGAAGCCCGGCCCGCGGAACCCGACCGTCTCCACGGCGGACCTTTGCGCCCGCTACGGCCGCATCTACACGGCGGCGATCACGGATGTCCTCGACAAGCGCGGGTACTACAACCAGACGCTGCCCCACGACATCGTCCCGCTGGCGGCCGACACCCGGCTGGCGGGCGTGGCGTTCCCGGCCAGCGGCAAGCAGAGCCGGAACACCGAGACCGATGGCCCCATCCGGGCGTTTCTGAAGCTGCTCGGCGCCGTGCCCCGCGAGGCCGTCCTCGTGATCCAGGCCAACGATGACGTGGCCGCCCACTTCGGCGAGCTCTCCGCGGTGGCCATGAAGACGCGGGGCGTTCGCGGGGTGGTCGTGGACGGCGCCACGCGGGACGCCGCCTACATCCTGCGGGAGAAGTTCCCGCTCTTCTGTCGCTACCGGACGCCGCAGGATTCGCTGCCCCGCTGGCGGGCGGTGGAGTGGGGACGTCCGGTCACGATCGGGGACGTGCGGGTCACGCCCGGCGACATGGTGGTGGGCGACTTCGACGGGGTCGCGGTGGTCCCCAGGAAGCTCGTGCTCGAGGTGCTGCTGGAGTGCGAAGCGTTGCTGGACGCGGAGAACCAGGTGCGCGACGCCGTCCGAAAGGGCATGGCGCCGCTCCAGGCCTACGAGAAGTTCGGCGTCTTTTGA
- a CDS encoding ABC transporter ATP-binding protein, giving the protein MTTATADAIAVKGVSKHYPTRDGRVAALDRISFDVAEGEFIAVVGPSGCGKSTLLKILAGILPPSTGEARLRGTPIAGPRRDIGVVFQSPVLFPWRSVLDNVLLPVDVQGLGRARHTQPALELLGLVGLEGFEHRYPWELSGGMQQRVALTRALVHDPAMLLMDEPFGALDAMTREHMNLELQRIWLERQKTVLFITHSIPEAVFLADRVLVMSPRPGRILEKLPVEIPRPRSLDVMSTPGFGDAVRHLRAQFRAKGGFDA; this is encoded by the coding sequence ATGACCACCGCGACTGCCGACGCGATCGCCGTCAAGGGGGTCTCCAAGCACTACCCGACCCGCGACGGGCGCGTGGCGGCGCTCGACCGCATCTCCTTCGACGTCGCGGAAGGCGAGTTCATCGCCGTCGTCGGGCCCTCGGGGTGCGGCAAGTCCACGCTCCTCAAGATCCTGGCCGGCATCCTGCCCCCGTCGACCGGCGAGGCGCGGCTCCGCGGCACGCCGATCGCCGGTCCGCGGCGGGACATCGGGGTGGTCTTCCAGTCCCCCGTGCTCTTCCCCTGGCGGAGCGTGCTGGACAACGTGCTCCTGCCGGTAGACGTCCAGGGGCTCGGGCGCGCGCGTCATACGCAGCCCGCGCTCGAGCTCCTCGGGCTCGTGGGGCTCGAGGGCTTCGAGCACCGTTACCCGTGGGAGCTGTCGGGAGGCATGCAGCAGCGGGTCGCGCTGACCCGCGCGCTCGTCCACGACCCCGCCATGCTGCTCATGGACGAGCCATTCGGCGCGCTCGACGCCATGACCCGCGAGCACATGAACCTGGAGCTCCAGCGCATCTGGCTGGAGCGGCAGAAGACCGTGCTCTTCATCACGCACTCGATCCCGGAAGCCGTGTTCCTGGCTGACCGGGTGCTCGTGATGAGCCCGCGGCCGGGCCGCATCCTCGAAAAGCTGCCGGTGGAGATCCCCCGACCTCGCTCGCTGGACGTCATGAGCACGCCCGGCTTCGGCGACGCCGTCCGCCACCTCCGCGCCCAGTTCCGGGCCAAGGGCGGATTCGACGCATGA
- a CDS encoding carbohydrate ABC transporter permease, with amino-acid sequence MASVRRGGALRHFVADHVGLAPFLLFILFPIYFMLLTAFKSDRELYDLQAVPFWLRDGVSLGHFRHLFLKTNFWRWLANSLIVSFVTMTMSVLISILAAYSLARLRFPGRRSFGIGVFITYLVPPTLLFLPLTQIVHWLGLIDSLWALVLTYPTFLIPFCTWLLLGYFKVVPREIEECALVDGCGRLGVLFRIMIPVAIPGIVCAMLFAFTLAWNEFLYALTFTSASVTKTVTVGVAGEMIRGDVFHWGGIMAGAITGALPVVVMYVFFLDYYVVGLTAGSVKG; translated from the coding sequence GTGGCTAGCGTGAGGCGGGGCGGGGCGTTGCGGCACTTCGTGGCCGACCACGTCGGGCTGGCCCCCTTCCTGCTCTTCATCCTGTTCCCGATCTACTTCATGCTCCTGACCGCGTTCAAGAGCGATCGGGAGCTCTACGACCTCCAGGCGGTCCCCTTCTGGCTCCGCGACGGCGTCTCGCTCGGCCACTTCCGCCACCTCTTCCTCAAGACGAATTTCTGGCGCTGGCTCGCCAACAGCCTGATCGTGTCGTTCGTGACCATGACGATGTCGGTCCTCATCAGCATCCTGGCCGCCTACAGCCTCGCCCGCCTTCGGTTTCCGGGCCGCCGGTCCTTCGGGATCGGGGTGTTCATCACGTATCTGGTCCCGCCGACCCTCCTCTTCCTCCCCCTGACCCAGATCGTGCACTGGCTCGGTCTCATCGACAGCCTGTGGGCCCTGGTCCTCACCTATCCCACGTTTCTCATCCCGTTCTGCACCTGGCTCCTCCTCGGCTACTTCAAGGTCGTGCCGCGGGAGATCGAGGAGTGCGCCCTGGTGGACGGCTGCGGGCGACTGGGCGTGCTCTTTCGCATCATGATCCCGGTGGCGATTCCCGGCATCGTCTGCGCGATGCTCTTCGCGTTCACCCTGGCGTGGAACGAGTTCCTCTACGCGCTGACCTTCACCTCGGCGAGCGTGACCAAGACCGTGACGGTCGGGGTGGCCGGCGAGATGATCCGGGGCGACGTCTTCCACTGGGGCGGCATCATGGCCGGCGCAATCACCGGGGCCCTCCCGGTGGTCGTGATGTACGTGTTCTTCCTCGACTACTACGTGGTCGGGCTCACCGCCGGCTCCGTGAAGGGCTGA
- a CDS encoding tripartite tricarboxylate transporter TctB family protein: protein MKPESRPLAVGAGVTALGLFFLVGAQTIAGETPYAGVGPRAFPTLIGAALTVLGVAFLIAVRRGMTFPEAGGPVERGTMPWILGGLAAATLAMAPLGFPVAALFLFVLTARGFGSRRWGWNVVLGAVLGVVVYYVFSRALGVSLPGGLFERW from the coding sequence GTGAAGCCCGAGAGCCGTCCCCTCGCGGTCGGCGCCGGCGTCACCGCCCTCGGCCTCTTCTTCCTCGTGGGAGCCCAGACGATCGCCGGCGAGACTCCGTACGCCGGTGTGGGCCCCCGGGCCTTCCCGACCCTGATCGGGGCCGCGCTGACCGTTCTCGGCGTGGCCTTCCTGATCGCGGTCCGGCGCGGCATGACGTTCCCGGAGGCCGGCGGCCCGGTGGAGCGGGGCACGATGCCCTGGATCCTCGGCGGGCTCGCCGCGGCCACCCTGGCCATGGCGCCCCTCGGCTTCCCGGTCGCCGCCCTGTTCCTCTTCGTCCTGACCGCCCGCGGCTTCGGCTCCCGGCGCTGGGGGTGGAACGTGGTGCTCGGCGCCGTGCTGGGGGTCGTCGTCTACTACGTGTTCTCGCGCGCCCTCGGCGTGTCGCTCCCCGGGGGTCTCTTCGAGCGCTGGTAG
- a CDS encoding sugar ABC transporter permease yields the protein MLRSSRRAEAFTGIALVLPALCWITLLVAYPFFMALYYSVSNTVVGQGTGTFVGLANFRALLADGTFLQTVQNSVVFTSIAVVVKTVLGVSLALILHRKLRLKRLIRGLVLLPFVIPTALSTLGWLWMYDSLYSVITWTVNHVLLGPAGLRPLEVNWLGSPVLAMAAVIVVNVWRGLPFFAVTVLAGLTGIPTEFYEAAEVDGAGRWGRFWYVTYPLLKPILAVVILFSTIFTFADFNIVYVLTRGGPQESTHLFATLSHALAFESLQLGKGAAVSLFMFPALVVIVALQLHFLHRDETRYA from the coding sequence ATGCTCCGCTCGAGCCGCCGCGCCGAGGCTTTCACCGGCATCGCTCTGGTCCTGCCGGCCCTGTGCTGGATCACCCTGCTCGTCGCGTATCCCTTCTTCATGGCGCTCTACTACAGCGTGAGCAACACGGTGGTCGGCCAGGGCACGGGGACGTTCGTCGGCCTGGCGAACTTCCGGGCGCTCCTGGCCGACGGGACGTTCCTGCAGACCGTCCAGAATTCGGTCGTCTTCACGTCGATCGCCGTCGTCGTGAAGACGGTCCTCGGCGTGTCGCTCGCCCTCATCCTCCACCGGAAGCTGCGGCTCAAGCGATTGATCCGTGGCCTGGTGCTCCTGCCGTTCGTGATCCCGACCGCGCTCTCCACGCTCGGGTGGCTCTGGATGTACGACTCGCTCTACAGCGTGATCACCTGGACGGTGAACCACGTCCTGCTCGGGCCGGCCGGGCTCCGGCCACTCGAGGTGAACTGGCTCGGCTCGCCCGTCCTGGCCATGGCGGCGGTCATCGTGGTCAACGTCTGGCGCGGTCTGCCGTTCTTCGCGGTGACGGTGCTGGCCGGTCTCACCGGGATCCCGACCGAGTTCTACGAGGCGGCCGAGGTCGACGGGGCGGGCCGCTGGGGACGGTTCTGGTATGTCACCTATCCGCTGCTGAAGCCGATCCTCGCCGTCGTGATCCTGTTCTCGACGATCTTCACCTTCGCCGACTTCAACATCGTGTACGTGCTGACGCGGGGCGGGCCTCAAGAGAGCACGCACCTCTTCGCCACGCTCTCCCACGCCCTGGCCTTCGAGAGCTTGCAGCTCGGGAAGGGGGCGGCGGTCTCGCTCTTCATGTTCCCGGCGCTGGTGGTGATCGTGGCGCTGCAGCTGCACTTCTTGCACCGCGACGAGACCCGCTATGCGTAG
- a CDS encoding gamma-glutamylcyclotransferase family protein: MAFDRLFAYGTLMSGLARRPLLGAGAVLEGRGRIRGSLYDFGEYPGVVLEGAGWVSGQLYRIPDSADRLLALDRAEGYDPADEAQSLFVRRRVAVLIGDGSTREAWVYVYNGPTGRGPRIASGDWRAHVTARKQLSR; encoded by the coding sequence GTGGCGTTTGATCGGCTCTTCGCCTACGGCACGCTGATGTCCGGCCTTGCACGGCGGCCCCTCCTCGGGGCGGGGGCCGTCCTCGAAGGACGCGGCCGCATCCGAGGTTCGCTCTATGATTTCGGCGAGTATCCGGGGGTGGTTCTGGAGGGCGCGGGCTGGGTATCCGGGCAGCTCTACCGCATCCCCGATTCCGCCGATCGGCTGCTCGCGCTGGACCGGGCCGAGGGGTACGACCCGGCCGACGAGGCGCAAAGCCTGTTCGTCCGGCGGCGGGTGGCCGTCCTGATCGGGGACGGGTCGACTCGCGAGGCCTGGGTCTACGTGTACAACGGACCGACCGGGCGCGGGCCGCGCATCGCCTCCGGCGACTGGCGTGCCCACGTGACCGCGCGCAAACAACTCTCGCGCTGA